A window from gamma proteobacterium SS-5 encodes these proteins:
- the amrA gene encoding AmmeMemoRadiSam system protein A, which produces MPSSETLSEPDQLRLLQLAQDSIQHGLEQGCPLRLELAHWPQSLQEPAACFVTLELEGRLRGCIGHLQALQPLAQDVADNAFAAAFQDPRFGPLRADELPRLELHISVLGEPRPLNFDSEADLIAQLRPGEDGLILQDGPHRGTFLPSVWTQLPEPEQFWRQLKRKAGLPADYWSASLRVQRYSSLGFGRALTEIQ; this is translated from the coding sequence ATGCCTTCTTCTGAAACCCTCTCAGAGCCGGACCAGCTCAGGCTGCTGCAACTGGCGCAAGACTCCATCCAGCACGGTCTGGAGCAGGGGTGTCCGCTGCGGCTGGAGCTGGCGCATTGGCCGCAATCTTTGCAGGAACCGGCGGCCTGCTTTGTCACCCTGGAGCTGGAGGGTCGGCTGCGCGGCTGTATCGGGCATTTGCAGGCGCTCCAGCCCCTGGCGCAGGATGTGGCGGACAACGCCTTTGCCGCCGCCTTTCAGGACCCCCGCTTTGGCCCCCTCAGGGCCGATGAACTGCCCCGGCTGGAGCTGCACATCTCGGTCCTCGGCGAGCCACGGCCCCTGAACTTTGATTCGGAGGCGGACCTGATCGCCCAGCTGCGCCCCGGCGAGGATGGCCTGATCCTGCAGGATGGCCCCCATCGCGGTACCTTCCTGCCCTCGGTATGGACGCAATTGCCCGAGCCTGAGCAGTTCTGGCGTCAACTCAAGCGCAAGGCGGGCCTGCCAGCGGACTACTGGTCGGCAAGCCTGCGCGTACAGCGCTACAGCAGCCTGGGGTTCGGCCGGGCGCTGACTGAGATCCAATAG
- a CDS encoding DUF4124 domain-containing protein: protein MRLFPLLPVLLMFPALASAAMYKYTDDKGRVVYSERPPPSGEAQLIKPPPPPASSPQPAAGATAQAQGEDTNSGVEDDEAARRRAESRRIKTENCAKARKMLQMYSNPQNRLLKRPDGSYERVTDERRQQGIDSARRSIQEFCD from the coding sequence ATGCGTCTTTTTCCTTTGTTGCCCGTATTGTTGATGTTCCCCGCCCTGGCCTCCGCGGCCATGTACAAATACACCGATGATAAGGGCCGGGTGGTGTATTCGGAGCGGCCGCCGCCCAGTGGCGAGGCGCAGCTGATCAAGCCGCCACCGCCGCCGGCGAGTTCGCCACAACCGGCGGCCGGGGCAACGGCTCAGGCCCAGGGAGAGGATACGAACAGCGGGGTCGAGGATGACGAGGCGGCGCGGCGCCGGGCCGAATCCCGGCGGATCAAGACCGAAAACTGCGCCAAGGCACGCAAGATGTTGCAGATGTACAGCAATCCGCAAAACCGCCTGCTGAAACGGCCCGACGGCAGCTATGAGCGGGTGACCGACGAGCGCCGCCAGCAGGGTATAGACTCGGCCCGGCGCAGTATTCAGGAGTTCTGTGACTGA